Within Syntrophus gentianae, the genomic segment TGGGAAAGACCAAATACGAACAGGATCGCAAGTCCCATCCAAAAGAAAATCCGCCGTCTTGTCATGAAGTACCTCCTTAGTCTAGTCGGGGGTCGCCCCATTATCTAACGATGCACAGATTTTGGCATTGGACGACAAACTGTACACAAAAATTTATCACCCTTTATAGAAATTATTTCGATTAGTCAAACTTATTTTTTTTGCTTTTCATCTATGCCTAAGAAATAATCAATGATCCTCATTATTTATTTCTTTTAAAATAAAGGAGAATGAGATAGAAAACGTCAACCCAAACTCCCATGATAAATATGGAGTGTTTATTTAGCAAAGAACAAGCCAATATTGTTGGAAAATGTTCAAATGAAATGGATTCAAAAATGATTAAAAGGATTTTGTTGTTGGGTTTGGCAGCCTTGTGTATGGGCATTGTGATAAATACGGGAATGTATTTTTTTTATCCGAATGTGAACAAATTGAAGAAAGAAAACCCTTCCAAAACGGCCTTTATGGAATTCAGAGAGGAGGAATGGAGGGACGAGGGGAAAGATATCAGCATCAATCAAAAATGGGTCAGGCTATCCCGGATTTCCCCTCTGGTCATCAAAGCGGTCATCATTTCTGAAGACGATAAATTCTGGCGTCATGAAGGATTTGATTACGAAGCCCTTCAAAAGGCCTTTGAAGAGGATCTCAAAAAAAGGAGATTTCAGGTAGGCGGAAGCACCATAAGCCAGCAACTGGCCAAAAATCTTTATCTTTCTCCGTCAAAAAATCCCATCCGGAAAATCAAGGAGGCTATTTTGACCTGGAGGATTGAGAAGGGTTTGTCTAAGAAGAGGATTATCGAACTCTATCTGAATGTTGCCGAATGGGGGGAGGGAATCTTTGGGATTGAAGCCGCATCCCGCAGGTATTATGGAAAACCGGCCTCGGCTTTGTCCGCGCAGGAAGCGGCGACTCTGGCAGCCGTCCTTCCAAATCCGAGGCGCTATAATCCCCTGGGGTCGTCGAAATATGTTCGGAATCGCTCGGAAAGAATTTACCGGATTATGGTCAGGCGGGGGATTGTCATT encodes:
- the mtgA gene encoding monofunctional biosynthetic peptidoglycan transglycosylase, with the translated sequence MNKLKKENPSKTAFMEFREEEWRDEGKDISINQKWVRLSRISPLVIKAVIISEDDKFWRHEGFDYEALQKAFEEDLKKRRFQVGGSTISQQLAKNLYLSPSKNPIRKIKEAILTWRIEKGLSKKRIIELYLNVAEWGEGIFGIEAASRRYYGKPASALSAQEAATLAAVLPNPRRYNPLGSSKYVRNRSERIYRIMVRRGIVIPDYEAVMKEPEEAPPSEAVATEPSPGLPSATDKETEVQKKSEVEEKKNPAEGQDEPSGTAKSAERLETPTVKVNP